In the genome of uncultured Methanobrevibacter sp., the window ATTTCAGGATTTATTAAAGAGGAAATCAGATCAATCCTAATCTATAAATCTGCTGTGAAGGATTCAGATATTGTTTTAGACATCAATTGTGGTGTTGGAGAGATTTCCTCAGAATTTTCCAATCTTGCCCAAAAGGTATATGCAATTGATGAAAGTCCACAAGCTATCACAATAAGCCAAAATAATATTGAAAAGCATGGAAATATCGATAATGTTGAAATGATAAATGAAGATGGATTATCTGCAATTGAAAAAATAGAGAATTTTGATATTGCTATCTTACATGCTAAAAATGACAAATACAATGAAATTATAGATATTATCCATGAAAAAATCAATTCCAAAGGTAGAATTCTTATTTTAACAAATATACTTGACATTGAAGTGAATGTAGTCAATAAATTGGATGAACTGAATTACAATCCACAAATCACACAAATAAACATTTCAAAAGGACAATTATTATATAAGGGAATAAAAATGGAAAGTCAAAACCCAATGACAATAATTTTTGCTAAAAAAAGATAATTGTAAAAAAATAGTTAAAAAATAGCTACTAAAAAGAAAAATGATAAAAATAGCTACTAAAAAAATTGATAAAAATAACATTAAAATATAATTATTATATTTCCAAATCCTTAAGATCTTCTTTTCTGTTAAAGTTTCTGAAGTCCTTTTCAAAGAGAACCTTATTGTCAACTTCTATAAAACAAGAATTTTTCAATCCTTTAATGAATGACTTAACATATAATTTATCTTCTTTTAAAAGCTCATTAATGTTTTCAACATTCTCTTTTTTATAAATGGAATGCAATGGCTCACTGTTTGCTATTTTCATATCAGCAGTCATTTCACTTGCATCATTAAAGTTAAATTCATCATTATCCTTGAACTTGTCCTTATTTGATTTTATGTGAAATGGTATGATTGCATCAACATCATTATTTGAATTTAAATTTTCTTCAAGCAAGGCAAACATTGCATCTATATTATCCTCACTTATAAAAGGAGAATCACAAGGCAATACAAGTGCATAATCTGTTTTTATATTCTTAAGCCCAGTCATGATTCCTGATATCGGGCCTTTTTCCTTAATCTCATCTTCAACAAATTCCAATGAATAATCAAAATTGCTTTCAATATCACCTTCACAATACTGATTAAGTAATGACTGATAATCAGCTATCCTTTGAGCATCATTTAAAACAATTACAGCATCATTTATTTTATAGTTTAATCTTTCAAGTATGTGTAAAATCATAGGTTTCTCTTGAATAATCATAGATCCCTTATCCTGACCCATTCTTCTACTCATTCCTCCTGATAAAACTATGCAAGAATACAATTTTTGACCATTCATGATAATCATCTAATAATACTTTGAAAAATATTCGATTAATTAATTTTTCTGGACAACAGTTAAAAAAATATTTCTAAATAATTATTTAATAATTAATATTTTTAAATATATTTATTTTTTAATGAAGGAATATATTATAAATTTTTAAATTAATTAATTTTTTATGAAGGAATATATTATAAATTTTTAAATTTATTAGTTTTTTAATGAAGGAATAGATTATAAATTTCTTAATATATTTATTTTTTTAATGAATAAATGGCTTAATAAAAACACTTTTTACCCTAAAATAGTTACAAAAATTTTAAAAGGAATTAATTTTAAAGTTTAATTTAGGTGAAATCATGATTAAAGTTACAAGCGATTCAAAATATATGGATCTTTTAAATGAATATCCCTTACTAAAAACTGATCTTGTTCGTTTAAATCCTAAATTTACTTTTTTAGTAACCCAAATGGGAAAAATATCATTATGGGAAGCTAATCTTGAAGAAGTTAGCCTACGTGCAGAAATGAATGTTGATGAAACAGTTAATCTCTTTCAGAATTTAATTGATTCCTATTAATAGCGATAAAATTAAAAAAGATAAAGAAATAAATTAAAAATCCATCTAAAAAAAGTAAAATAAAAAAAGATAATAAATAAAATAAAAATCCATCTAAAAAAAGAAAGAAAAATATGATAAGATATCATATTTTTATTCTTTTACATGAACGTCCGCTTCAGTATCGAATGGATTGGTACGGATAGCAAGAGAAATCATGTAAGGATAGTATTTCTTAAGGTATTTTAAATAATAAACCCATTCATAAACCAATTTAGAGTAAACTCTCTTCATGTCACCGTTTAAGTGATTGAAATCAGCATCCTTGATGTCAGAGAATTCACCTCTGCGGGAAAGCTCTTCATCCAAATGCAATAAAGCAAGCAAGAGTGAAGAGAATTCATCTTTCTCTAAAAGATTAGGGTTGTTGATGAGGTTTACTAAAAAT includes:
- a CDS encoding methyltransferase domain-containing protein, with translation MINDFDLLTTCDISGFIKEEIRSILIYKSAVKDSDIVLDINCGVGEISSEFSNLAQKVYAIDESPQAITISQNNIEKHGNIDNVEMINEDGLSAIEKIENFDIAILHAKNDKYNEIIDIIHEKINSKGRILILTNILDIEVNVVNKLDELNYNPQITQINISKGQLLYKGIKMESQNPMTIIFAKKR
- a CDS encoding molybdenum cofactor guanylyltransferase, translating into MNGQKLYSCIVLSGGMSRRMGQDKGSMIIQEKPMILHILERLNYKINDAVIVLNDAQRIADYQSLLNQYCEGDIESNFDYSLEFVEDEIKEKGPISGIMTGLKNIKTDYALVLPCDSPFISEDNIDAMFALLEENLNSNNDVDAIIPFHIKSNKDKFKDNDEFNFNDASEMTADMKIANSEPLHSIYKKENVENINELLKEDKLYVKSFIKGLKNSCFIEVDNKVLFEKDFRNFNRKEDLKDLEI